A portion of the Equus przewalskii isolate Varuska unplaced genomic scaffold, EquPr2 ChrUn-12, whole genome shotgun sequence genome contains these proteins:
- the BCL9 gene encoding B-cell CLL/lymphoma 9 protein isoform X3, whose product MHSSNPKVRNSPSGNTQSSPKSKQEVMVRPPTVMSPSGNPQLDSKFSNQECNSADHIKSQDSQHTPHSMTPSNATVPRSSTPSHGQTTAPDPTPAQKTPAKVVYVFSTEMANKAAEAVLKGQVETIVSFHIQNISSSKTERSTAPLNTQISALRNDPKPLPQQPPAPANQDQNSSQNSRLQPTPPIPAPAPKPAAPPRPLDRESPGVENKLIPSVGSPASSTPLPPDGTGPNSTPNNRAVTPVSQGSNSSSADPKAPPPPPVSSGEPPTLGENPDGLSQEQLEHRERSLQTLRDIQRMLFPDEKEFTGGQSGGPQQNTGVLDGPQKKPEGPIQAMMAQSQSLGKGPGPRTDVGAPFGPQGHRDMPFSPDEMVPPSMNSQSGPIGPDHLDHMTPEQIAWLKLQQEFYEEKRRKQEQVVVQQCSLQDMMVHQHGPRGVVRGPPPPYQMTPSEGWGPGGAEPFADGINMPHSLPPRGMAPHPNIPGSQMRLPGFAGMINSEMEGPNVPNPASRPGLSGVSWPDDVPKIPDGRNFPPGQGVFSGPGRGERFPNPQGLSEEMFQQQLAEKQLGLPPGMSMEGIRPSMEMNRMIPGSQRHMEPGSNPIFPRIPVEGPLSPSRGDFPKGMPPQMGPGRELEFGMVPSGMKGDVSLNVNMGSNSQMIPQKMREAGAGPEEMMKLRPGGADMLPAQQKMVPLPFGEHPQQEYGMGPRPFLPMSQGPGSNSGLRNLRESIGPDQRTNSRLSHMPPLPLNPSSNPTSLNTAPPGQRGLGRKPLDISVAGSQVHSPGINPLKSPTMRQVQSPMLGSPSGNLKSPQTPSQLAGMLAGPAAAASIKSPPVLGSAAASPVHLKSPSLPAPSPGWTSSPKPPLQSPGIPPNHKAPLTMASPAMLGSVESGGPPPPTASQSASVNIPGSLPSSTPYTMPPEPTLSQNPLSIMMSRMSKFAMPSSTPLYHDAIKTVASSDDDSPPARSPNLPSMNNMPGMGINTQNPRISGPNPVVPMPTLSPMGMTQPLSHSNQMPSPNAMGPSIPPHGVPMGPGLISHNPIMGHGTQEPPMVPQGRMGFPQGFPPVQSPPQQVPFPHNGPSGGQGNFPGGMGFPGEGPLGRPSNLPQSSADAALCKPGGPGAPDSFAVLGNSMPSVFTDPDLQEVIRPGATGIPEFDLSRIIPSEKPSQTLQYFPRGEVPGRKQPQGPGPGFSHMQGMMGEQAPRMGLALPGMGGPGPVGTPDIPLGTAPSMPGHNPMRPPAFLQQGMMGPHHRMMSPAQSTMPGQPTLMSNPAAAVGMIPGKDRGPAGLYTHPGPVGSPGMMMSMQGMMGPQQNIMIPPQMRPRGMAADVGMGGFSQGPGNPGNMMF is encoded by the exons AGCTGCAGAAGCTGTATTGAAGGGCCAGGTTGAAACTATTGTCTCTTTCCACATCCAGAACATCTCCAGCAGCAAGACAGAGAGAAGTACAGCCCCTCTG AACACACAGATATCTGCCCTCCGGAATGATCCGAAACCTCTCCCACAGcagcccccagctccagccaACCAGGACCAGAATTCTTCCCAGAATAGCAGACTGCAGCCAACTCCACCCATTCCGGCACCAGCACCCAAGCCTGCCGCACCCCCACGGCCCCTGGACAGGGAGAGTCCTGGGGTAGAAAACAAACTGATTCCTTCTGTAGGCAGCCCTGCCAGCTCCACTCCGCTGCCTCCAGACGGTACTGGGCCAAACTCAACGCCCAACAACCGAGCAGTGACCCCTGTCTCCCAGGGGAGCAATAGCTCTTCAGCAGATCCCAAAGCACCCCCGCCTCCACCAGTGTCCAGTGGAGAGCCCCCCACGCTGGGAGAGAACCCCGATGGACTGTCTCAGGAGCAGCTGGAACACCGGGAACGCTCCTTACAAACACTCAGAGATATCCAACGTATGCTTTTTCCTGATGAAAAAGAATTCACAGGAGGACAAAGTGGGGGACCCCAGCAGAATACTGGGGTATTAGACGGACCTCAGAAAAAACCAGAAGGGCCAATACAGGCCATGATGGCTCAATCCCAAAGCCTAGGTAAGGGACCTGGGCCCCGGACAGATGTGGGAGCTCCATTTGGCCCTCAAGGACATAGAGATATGCCCTTTTCTCCAGATGAAATGGTTCCGCCTTCCATGAACTCCCAGTCTGGGCCCATAGGACCCGACCATCTGGATCATATGACCCCTGAGCAGATAGCCTGGCTGAAACTGCAGCAGGAGTTCtatgaagagaagaggagaaagcaggaaCAAGTGGTGGTACAGCAGTGCTCCCTCCAGGACATGATGGTCCATCAGCATGGGCCTCGGGGAGTGGTCCGAGGGCCTCCCCCTCCGTACCAGATGACTCCCAGTGAAGGCTGGGGACCTGGGGGTGCAGAGCCGTTTGCTGATGGGATCAACATGCCACATTCTCTACCCCCGAGGGGCATGGCTCCCCACCCCAACATTCCAGGGAGCCAGATGCGCCTCCCTGGATTTGCAGGAATGATAAACTCTGAAATGGAGGGGCCAAATGTCCCCAACCCGGCGTCTAGACCAGGTCTTTCCGGAGTCAGTTGGCCAGATGATGTGCCAAAAATCCCAGATGGTCGAAACTTCCCACCTGGCCAGGGTGTCTTCAGTGGTCCTGGCCGAGGGGAACGCTTCCCAAACCCCCAAGGATTGTCTGAAGAGATGTTTCAACAGCAGCTGGCAGAGAAACAGCTGGGTCTCCCCCCAGGGATGAGTATGGAAGGCATCAGGCCCAGCATGGAGATGAATAGGATGATCCCAGGCTCCCAGCGACACATGGAGCCTGGGAGTAATCCCATTTTCCCTCGAATACCAGTTGAAGGCCCTCTGAGTCCTTCCAGGGGTGACTTTCCAAAAGGAATGCCCCCACAGATGGGCCCTGGTCGGGAACTTGAGTTTGGGATGGTTCCTAGTGGGATGAAAGGAGATGTCAGTCTAAACGTCAACATGGGATCTAACTCTCAGATGATACCTCAGAAGATGAGAGAGGCTGGGGCGGGCCCTGAGGAGATGATGAAATTACGCCCAGGTGGCGCAGACATGCTGCCAGCTCAGCAGAAGATGGTGCCCCTGCCATTTGGTGAGCACCCTCAGCAAGAGTATGGCATGGGCCCCAGGCCATTCCTTCCCATGTCTCAGGGTCCAGGCAGCAACAGTGGCTTGCGGAATCTCAGAGAATCAATTGGGCCCGACCAAAGGACTAACAGCCGGCTCAGTCATATGCCACCACTACCTCTCAACCCTTCCAGTAACCCCACTAGCCTCAACACAGCTCCTCCGGGTCAGCGTGGCCTGGGGCGGAAGCCCTTGGATATATCTGTGGCAGGCAGCCAGGTGCATTCCCCAGGCATTAACCCTCTGAAATCTCCCACGATGCGCCAAGTCCAGTCACCAATGCTGGGCTCACCCTCGGGGAACCTCAAGTCCCCCCAGACTCCATCGCAGCTGGCAGGCATGCTGGCgggcccagctgctgctgcttccatTAAGTCCCCCCCTGTCTTGGGGTCTGCTGCTGCTTCGCCTGTTCACCTCAAGTCTCCATCACTTCCTGCCCCATCACCTGGATGGACCTCTTCTCCAAAACCTCCCCTTCAGAGTCCCGGGATCCCTCCAAATCATAAAGCACCCCTCACTATGGCCTCCCCAGCCATGCTGGGAAGTGTAGAGTCAG gTGGCCCCCCACCTCCTACAGCCAGCCAGTCTGCCTCTGTGAATATCCCCGGAAGTCTTCCCTCTAGTACACCTTACACCATGCCTCCAGAGCCGACCCTTTCCCAGAACCCACTGTCTATTATGATGTCTCGAATGTCCAAGTTTGCAATGCCCAGTTCTACCCCGTTATACCATGATGCCATCAAGACTGTGGCCAGCTCAGATGACGACTCCCCTCCAGCTCGTTCTCCCAACTTGCCATCAATGAATAATATGCCAG gaatgGGCATTAATACACAGAATCCTCGAATTTCAGGTCCTAACCCCGTGGTTCCGATGCCAACCCTCAGCCCAATGGGAATGACCCAGCCACTTTCTCACTCCAATCAGATGCCCTCTCCGAATGCCATGGGACCCAGCATACCTCCTCATGGGGTCCCAATGGGGCCTGGCTTGATATCACACAATCCTATCATGGGGCATGGGACCCAGGAACCTCCAATGGTACCTCAAGGACGGATGGGTTTCCCCCAGGGCTTCCCTCCAGTACAGTCTCCTCCACAGCAGGTCCCGTTCCCTCACAATGGCCCCAGTGGGGGGCAGGGCAACTTCCCAGGAGGTATGGGTTTCCCAGGAGAAGGCCCCCTTGGCCGTCCCAGCAACCTGCCCCAAAGTTCAGCAGATGCAGCACTTTGCAAGCCTGGAGGCCCAGGGGCTCCTGACTCCTTCGCTGTCTTGGGGAACAGCATGCCTTCAGTGTTTACAGACCCAGATCTGCAGGAGGTCATCCGACCTGGAGCCACCGGAATACCTGAGTTCGATCTGTCTCGCATTATTCCATCTGAGAAGCCTAGCCAGACACTGCAATATTTCCCTCGAGGGGAAGTCCCAGGCCGTAAACAGCCCCAGGGTCCTGGACCTGGGTTTTCGCACATGCAGGGGATGATGGGTGAACAAGCCCCCAGAATGGGACTAGCGTTACCTGGCATGGGAGGTCCAGGACCAGTGGGAACTCCGGACATCCCTCTTGGTACAGCTCCATCCATGCCAGGCCACAACCCAATGAGACCACCAGCCTTTCTCCAGCAAGGCATGATGGGACCTCACCATCGGATGATGTCACCAGCACAATCTACAATGCCTGGCCAGCCCACCCTGATGAGCAATCCAGCTGCTGCTGTGGGCATGATTCCTGGCAAGGATCGGGGGCCTGCTGGGCTCTACACACACCCTGGGCCTGTGGGCTCTCCAGGCATGATGATGTCCATGCAGGGCATGATGGGACCCCAACAGAACATCATGATCCCCCCACAGATGAGGCCCCGGGGCATGGCCGCTGACGTGGGCATGGGTGGATTTAGCCAAGGACCTGGCAACCCAGGAAACATgatgttttaa
- the BCL9 gene encoding B-cell CLL/lymphoma 9 protein isoform X6 produces MHSSNPKVRNSPSGNTQSSPKSKQEVMVRPPTVMSPSGNPQLDSKFSNQECNSADHIKSQDSQHTPHSMTPSNATVPRSSTPSHGQTTAPDPTPAQKTPAKVVYVFSTEMANKAAEAVLKGQVETIVSFHIQNISSSKTERSTAPLNTQISALRNDPKPLPQQPPAPANQDQNSSQNSRLQPTPPIPAPAPKPAAPPRPLDRESPGVENKLIPSVGSPASSTPLPPDGTGPNSTPNNRAVTPVSQGSNSSSADPKAPPPPPVSSGEPPTLGENPDGLSQEQLEHRERSLQTLRDIQRMLFPDEKEFTGGQSGGPQQNTGVLDGPQKKPEGPIQAMMAQSQSLGKGPGPRTDVGAPFGPQGHRDMPFSPDEMVPPSMNSQSGPIGPDHLDHMTPEQIAWLKLQQEFYEEKRRKQEQVVVQQCSLQDMMVHQHGPRGVVRGPPPPYQMTPSEGWGPGGAEPFADGINMPHSLPPRGMAPHPNIPGSQMRLPGFAGMINSEMEGPNVPNPASRPGLSGVSWPDDVPKIPDGRNFPPGQGVFSGPGRGERFPNPQGLSEEMFQQQLAEKQLGLPPGMSMEGIRPSMEMNRMIPGSQRHMEPGSNPIFPRIPVEGPLSPSRGDFPKGMPPQMGPGRELEFGMVPSGMKGDVSLNVNMGSNSQMIPQKMREAGAGPEEMMKLRPGGADMLPAQQKMVPLPFGGPPPPTASQSASVNIPGSLPSSTPYTMPPEPTLSQNPLSIMMSRMSKFAMPSSTPLYHDAIKTVASSDDDSPPARSPNLPSMNNMPGMGINTQNPRISGPNPVVPMPTLSPMGMTQPLSHSNQMPSPNAMGPSIPPHGVPMGPGLISHNPIMGHGTQEPPMVPQGRMGFPQGFPPVQSPPQQVPFPHNGPSGGQGNFPGGMGFPGEGPLGRPSNLPQSSADAALCKPGGPGAPDSFAVLGNSMPSVFTDPDLQEVIRPGATGIPEFDLSRIIPSEKPSQTLQYFPRGEVPGRKQPQGPGPGFSHMQGMMGEQAPRMGLALPGMGGPGPVGTPDIPLGTAPSMPGHNPMRPPAFLQQGMMGPHHRMMSPAQSTMPGQPTLMSNPAAAVGMIPGKDRGPAGLYTHPGPVGSPGMMMSMQGMMGPQQNIMIPPQMRPRGMAADVGMGGFSQGPGNPGNMMF; encoded by the exons AGCTGCAGAAGCTGTATTGAAGGGCCAGGTTGAAACTATTGTCTCTTTCCACATCCAGAACATCTCCAGCAGCAAGACAGAGAGAAGTACAGCCCCTCTG AACACACAGATATCTGCCCTCCGGAATGATCCGAAACCTCTCCCACAGcagcccccagctccagccaACCAGGACCAGAATTCTTCCCAGAATAGCAGACTGCAGCCAACTCCACCCATTCCGGCACCAGCACCCAAGCCTGCCGCACCCCCACGGCCCCTGGACAGGGAGAGTCCTGGGGTAGAAAACAAACTGATTCCTTCTGTAGGCAGCCCTGCCAGCTCCACTCCGCTGCCTCCAGACGGTACTGGGCCAAACTCAACGCCCAACAACCGAGCAGTGACCCCTGTCTCCCAGGGGAGCAATAGCTCTTCAGCAGATCCCAAAGCACCCCCGCCTCCACCAGTGTCCAGTGGAGAGCCCCCCACGCTGGGAGAGAACCCCGATGGACTGTCTCAGGAGCAGCTGGAACACCGGGAACGCTCCTTACAAACACTCAGAGATATCCAACGTATGCTTTTTCCTGATGAAAAAGAATTCACAGGAGGACAAAGTGGGGGACCCCAGCAGAATACTGGGGTATTAGACGGACCTCAGAAAAAACCAGAAGGGCCAATACAGGCCATGATGGCTCAATCCCAAAGCCTAGGTAAGGGACCTGGGCCCCGGACAGATGTGGGAGCTCCATTTGGCCCTCAAGGACATAGAGATATGCCCTTTTCTCCAGATGAAATGGTTCCGCCTTCCATGAACTCCCAGTCTGGGCCCATAGGACCCGACCATCTGGATCATATGACCCCTGAGCAGATAGCCTGGCTGAAACTGCAGCAGGAGTTCtatgaagagaagaggagaaagcaggaaCAAGTGGTGGTACAGCAGTGCTCCCTCCAGGACATGATGGTCCATCAGCATGGGCCTCGGGGAGTGGTCCGAGGGCCTCCCCCTCCGTACCAGATGACTCCCAGTGAAGGCTGGGGACCTGGGGGTGCAGAGCCGTTTGCTGATGGGATCAACATGCCACATTCTCTACCCCCGAGGGGCATGGCTCCCCACCCCAACATTCCAGGGAGCCAGATGCGCCTCCCTGGATTTGCAGGAATGATAAACTCTGAAATGGAGGGGCCAAATGTCCCCAACCCGGCGTCTAGACCAGGTCTTTCCGGAGTCAGTTGGCCAGATGATGTGCCAAAAATCCCAGATGGTCGAAACTTCCCACCTGGCCAGGGTGTCTTCAGTGGTCCTGGCCGAGGGGAACGCTTCCCAAACCCCCAAGGATTGTCTGAAGAGATGTTTCAACAGCAGCTGGCAGAGAAACAGCTGGGTCTCCCCCCAGGGATGAGTATGGAAGGCATCAGGCCCAGCATGGAGATGAATAGGATGATCCCAGGCTCCCAGCGACACATGGAGCCTGGGAGTAATCCCATTTTCCCTCGAATACCAGTTGAAGGCCCTCTGAGTCCTTCCAGGGGTGACTTTCCAAAAGGAATGCCCCCACAGATGGGCCCTGGTCGGGAACTTGAGTTTGGGATGGTTCCTAGTGGGATGAAAGGAGATGTCAGTCTAAACGTCAACATGGGATCTAACTCTCAGATGATACCTCAGAAGATGAGAGAGGCTGGGGCGGGCCCTGAGGAGATGATGAAATTACGCCCAGGTGGCGCAGACATGCTGCCAGCTCAGCAGAAGATGGTGCCCCTGCCATTTG gTGGCCCCCCACCTCCTACAGCCAGCCAGTCTGCCTCTGTGAATATCCCCGGAAGTCTTCCCTCTAGTACACCTTACACCATGCCTCCAGAGCCGACCCTTTCCCAGAACCCACTGTCTATTATGATGTCTCGAATGTCCAAGTTTGCAATGCCCAGTTCTACCCCGTTATACCATGATGCCATCAAGACTGTGGCCAGCTCAGATGACGACTCCCCTCCAGCTCGTTCTCCCAACTTGCCATCAATGAATAATATGCCAG gaatgGGCATTAATACACAGAATCCTCGAATTTCAGGTCCTAACCCCGTGGTTCCGATGCCAACCCTCAGCCCAATGGGAATGACCCAGCCACTTTCTCACTCCAATCAGATGCCCTCTCCGAATGCCATGGGACCCAGCATACCTCCTCATGGGGTCCCAATGGGGCCTGGCTTGATATCACACAATCCTATCATGGGGCATGGGACCCAGGAACCTCCAATGGTACCTCAAGGACGGATGGGTTTCCCCCAGGGCTTCCCTCCAGTACAGTCTCCTCCACAGCAGGTCCCGTTCCCTCACAATGGCCCCAGTGGGGGGCAGGGCAACTTCCCAGGAGGTATGGGTTTCCCAGGAGAAGGCCCCCTTGGCCGTCCCAGCAACCTGCCCCAAAGTTCAGCAGATGCAGCACTTTGCAAGCCTGGAGGCCCAGGGGCTCCTGACTCCTTCGCTGTCTTGGGGAACAGCATGCCTTCAGTGTTTACAGACCCAGATCTGCAGGAGGTCATCCGACCTGGAGCCACCGGAATACCTGAGTTCGATCTGTCTCGCATTATTCCATCTGAGAAGCCTAGCCAGACACTGCAATATTTCCCTCGAGGGGAAGTCCCAGGCCGTAAACAGCCCCAGGGTCCTGGACCTGGGTTTTCGCACATGCAGGGGATGATGGGTGAACAAGCCCCCAGAATGGGACTAGCGTTACCTGGCATGGGAGGTCCAGGACCAGTGGGAACTCCGGACATCCCTCTTGGTACAGCTCCATCCATGCCAGGCCACAACCCAATGAGACCACCAGCCTTTCTCCAGCAAGGCATGATGGGACCTCACCATCGGATGATGTCACCAGCACAATCTACAATGCCTGGCCAGCCCACCCTGATGAGCAATCCAGCTGCTGCTGTGGGCATGATTCCTGGCAAGGATCGGGGGCCTGCTGGGCTCTACACACACCCTGGGCCTGTGGGCTCTCCAGGCATGATGATGTCCATGCAGGGCATGATGGGACCCCAACAGAACATCATGATCCCCCCACAGATGAGGCCCCGGGGCATGGCCGCTGACGTGGGCATGGGTGGATTTAGCCAAGGACCTGGCAACCCAGGAAACATgatgttttaa
- the BCL9 gene encoding B-cell CLL/lymphoma 9 protein isoform X4: MHSSNPKVRNSPSGNTQSSPKSKQEVMVRPPTVMSPSGNPQLDSKFSNQECNSADHIKSQDSQHTPHSMTPSNATVPRSSTPSHGQTTAPDPTPAQKTPAKVVYVFSTEMANKAAEAVLKGQVETIVSFHIQNISSSKTERSTAPLNTQISALRNDPKPLPQQPPAPANQDQNSSQNSRLQPTPPIPAPAPKPAAPPRPLDRESPGVENKLIPSVGSPASSTPLPPDGTGPNSTPNNRAVTPVSQGSNSSSADPKAPPPPPVSSGEPPTLGENPDGLSQEQLEHRERSLQTLRDIQRMLFPDEKEFTGGQSGGPQQNTGVLDGPQKKPEGPIQAMMAQSQSLGKGPGPRTDVGAPFGPQGHRDMPFSPDEMVPPSMNSQSGPIGPDHLDHMTPEQIAWLKLQQEFYEEKRRKQEQVVVQQCSLQDMMVHQHGPRGVVRGPPPPYQMTPSEGWGPGGAEPFADGINMPHSLPPRGMAPHPNIPGSQMRLPGFAGMINSEMEGPNVPNPASRPGLSGVSWPDDVPKIPDGRNFPPGQGVFSGPGRGERFPNPQGLSEEMFQQQLAEKQLGLPPGMSMEGIRPSMEMNRMIPGSQRHMEPGSNPIFPRIPVEGPLSPSRGDFPKGMPPQMGPGRELEFGMVPSGMKGDVSLNVNMGSNSQMIPQKMREAGAGPEEMMKLRPGGADMLPAQQKMVPLPFGEHPQQEYGMGPRPFLPMSQGPGSNSGLRNLRESIGPDQRTNSRLSHMPPLPLNPSSNPTSLNTAPPGQRGLGRKPLDISVAGSQVHSPGINPLKSPTMRQVQSPMLGSPSGNLKSPQTPSQLAGMLAGPAAAASIKSPPVLGSAAASPVHLKSPSLPAPSPGWTSSPKPPLQSPGIPPNHKAPLTMASPAMLGSVESGGPPPPTASQSASVNIPGSLPSSTPYTMPPEPTLSQNPLSIMMSRMSKFAMPSSTPLYHDAIKTVASSDDDSPPARSPNLPSMNNMPGPNPVVPMPTLSPMGMTQPLSHSNQMPSPNAMGPSIPPHGVPMGPGLISHNPIMGHGTQEPPMVPQGRMGFPQGFPPVQSPPQQVPFPHNGPSGGQGNFPGGMGFPGEGPLGRPSNLPQSSADAALCKPGGPGAPDSFAVLGNSMPSVFTDPDLQEVIRPGATGIPEFDLSRIIPSEKPSQTLQYFPRGEVPGRKQPQGPGPGFSHMQGMMGEQAPRMGLALPGMGGPGPVGTPDIPLGTAPSMPGHNPMRPPAFLQQGMMGPHHRMMSPAQSTMPGQPTLMSNPAAAVGMIPGKDRGPAGLYTHPGPVGSPGMMMSMQGMMGPQQNIMIPPQMRPRGMAADVGMGGFSQGPGNPGNMMF; the protein is encoded by the exons AGCTGCAGAAGCTGTATTGAAGGGCCAGGTTGAAACTATTGTCTCTTTCCACATCCAGAACATCTCCAGCAGCAAGACAGAGAGAAGTACAGCCCCTCTG AACACACAGATATCTGCCCTCCGGAATGATCCGAAACCTCTCCCACAGcagcccccagctccagccaACCAGGACCAGAATTCTTCCCAGAATAGCAGACTGCAGCCAACTCCACCCATTCCGGCACCAGCACCCAAGCCTGCCGCACCCCCACGGCCCCTGGACAGGGAGAGTCCTGGGGTAGAAAACAAACTGATTCCTTCTGTAGGCAGCCCTGCCAGCTCCACTCCGCTGCCTCCAGACGGTACTGGGCCAAACTCAACGCCCAACAACCGAGCAGTGACCCCTGTCTCCCAGGGGAGCAATAGCTCTTCAGCAGATCCCAAAGCACCCCCGCCTCCACCAGTGTCCAGTGGAGAGCCCCCCACGCTGGGAGAGAACCCCGATGGACTGTCTCAGGAGCAGCTGGAACACCGGGAACGCTCCTTACAAACACTCAGAGATATCCAACGTATGCTTTTTCCTGATGAAAAAGAATTCACAGGAGGACAAAGTGGGGGACCCCAGCAGAATACTGGGGTATTAGACGGACCTCAGAAAAAACCAGAAGGGCCAATACAGGCCATGATGGCTCAATCCCAAAGCCTAGGTAAGGGACCTGGGCCCCGGACAGATGTGGGAGCTCCATTTGGCCCTCAAGGACATAGAGATATGCCCTTTTCTCCAGATGAAATGGTTCCGCCTTCCATGAACTCCCAGTCTGGGCCCATAGGACCCGACCATCTGGATCATATGACCCCTGAGCAGATAGCCTGGCTGAAACTGCAGCAGGAGTTCtatgaagagaagaggagaaagcaggaaCAAGTGGTGGTACAGCAGTGCTCCCTCCAGGACATGATGGTCCATCAGCATGGGCCTCGGGGAGTGGTCCGAGGGCCTCCCCCTCCGTACCAGATGACTCCCAGTGAAGGCTGGGGACCTGGGGGTGCAGAGCCGTTTGCTGATGGGATCAACATGCCACATTCTCTACCCCCGAGGGGCATGGCTCCCCACCCCAACATTCCAGGGAGCCAGATGCGCCTCCCTGGATTTGCAGGAATGATAAACTCTGAAATGGAGGGGCCAAATGTCCCCAACCCGGCGTCTAGACCAGGTCTTTCCGGAGTCAGTTGGCCAGATGATGTGCCAAAAATCCCAGATGGTCGAAACTTCCCACCTGGCCAGGGTGTCTTCAGTGGTCCTGGCCGAGGGGAACGCTTCCCAAACCCCCAAGGATTGTCTGAAGAGATGTTTCAACAGCAGCTGGCAGAGAAACAGCTGGGTCTCCCCCCAGGGATGAGTATGGAAGGCATCAGGCCCAGCATGGAGATGAATAGGATGATCCCAGGCTCCCAGCGACACATGGAGCCTGGGAGTAATCCCATTTTCCCTCGAATACCAGTTGAAGGCCCTCTGAGTCCTTCCAGGGGTGACTTTCCAAAAGGAATGCCCCCACAGATGGGCCCTGGTCGGGAACTTGAGTTTGGGATGGTTCCTAGTGGGATGAAAGGAGATGTCAGTCTAAACGTCAACATGGGATCTAACTCTCAGATGATACCTCAGAAGATGAGAGAGGCTGGGGCGGGCCCTGAGGAGATGATGAAATTACGCCCAGGTGGCGCAGACATGCTGCCAGCTCAGCAGAAGATGGTGCCCCTGCCATTTGGTGAGCACCCTCAGCAAGAGTATGGCATGGGCCCCAGGCCATTCCTTCCCATGTCTCAGGGTCCAGGCAGCAACAGTGGCTTGCGGAATCTCAGAGAATCAATTGGGCCCGACCAAAGGACTAACAGCCGGCTCAGTCATATGCCACCACTACCTCTCAACCCTTCCAGTAACCCCACTAGCCTCAACACAGCTCCTCCGGGTCAGCGTGGCCTGGGGCGGAAGCCCTTGGATATATCTGTGGCAGGCAGCCAGGTGCATTCCCCAGGCATTAACCCTCTGAAATCTCCCACGATGCGCCAAGTCCAGTCACCAATGCTGGGCTCACCCTCGGGGAACCTCAAGTCCCCCCAGACTCCATCGCAGCTGGCAGGCATGCTGGCgggcccagctgctgctgcttccatTAAGTCCCCCCCTGTCTTGGGGTCTGCTGCTGCTTCGCCTGTTCACCTCAAGTCTCCATCACTTCCTGCCCCATCACCTGGATGGACCTCTTCTCCAAAACCTCCCCTTCAGAGTCCCGGGATCCCTCCAAATCATAAAGCACCCCTCACTATGGCCTCCCCAGCCATGCTGGGAAGTGTAGAGTCAG gTGGCCCCCCACCTCCTACAGCCAGCCAGTCTGCCTCTGTGAATATCCCCGGAAGTCTTCCCTCTAGTACACCTTACACCATGCCTCCAGAGCCGACCCTTTCCCAGAACCCACTGTCTATTATGATGTCTCGAATGTCCAAGTTTGCAATGCCCAGTTCTACCCCGTTATACCATGATGCCATCAAGACTGTGGCCAGCTCAGATGACGACTCCCCTCCAGCTCGTTCTCCCAACTTGCCATCAATGAATAATATGCCAG GTCCTAACCCCGTGGTTCCGATGCCAACCCTCAGCCCAATGGGAATGACCCAGCCACTTTCTCACTCCAATCAGATGCCCTCTCCGAATGCCATGGGACCCAGCATACCTCCTCATGGGGTCCCAATGGGGCCTGGCTTGATATCACACAATCCTATCATGGGGCATGGGACCCAGGAACCTCCAATGGTACCTCAAGGACGGATGGGTTTCCCCCAGGGCTTCCCTCCAGTACAGTCTCCTCCACAGCAGGTCCCGTTCCCTCACAATGGCCCCAGTGGGGGGCAGGGCAACTTCCCAGGAGGTATGGGTTTCCCAGGAGAAGGCCCCCTTGGCCGTCCCAGCAACCTGCCCCAAAGTTCAGCAGATGCAGCACTTTGCAAGCCTGGAGGCCCAGGGGCTCCTGACTCCTTCGCTGTCTTGGGGAACAGCATGCCTTCAGTGTTTACAGACCCAGATCTGCAGGAGGTCATCCGACCTGGAGCCACCGGAATACCTGAGTTCGATCTGTCTCGCATTATTCCATCTGAGAAGCCTAGCCAGACACTGCAATATTTCCCTCGAGGGGAAGTCCCAGGCCGTAAACAGCCCCAGGGTCCTGGACCTGGGTTTTCGCACATGCAGGGGATGATGGGTGAACAAGCCCCCAGAATGGGACTAGCGTTACCTGGCATGGGAGGTCCAGGACCAGTGGGAACTCCGGACATCCCTCTTGGTACAGCTCCATCCATGCCAGGCCACAACCCAATGAGACCACCAGCCTTTCTCCAGCAAGGCATGATGGGACCTCACCATCGGATGATGTCACCAGCACAATCTACAATGCCTGGCCAGCCCACCCTGATGAGCAATCCAGCTGCTGCTGTGGGCATGATTCCTGGCAAGGATCGGGGGCCTGCTGGGCTCTACACACACCCTGGGCCTGTGGGCTCTCCAGGCATGATGATGTCCATGCAGGGCATGATGGGACCCCAACAGAACATCATGATCCCCCCACAGATGAGGCCCCGGGGCATGGCCGCTGACGTGGGCATGGGTGGATTTAGCCAAGGACCTGGCAACCCAGGAAACATgatgttttaa